In the genome of Excalfactoria chinensis isolate bCotChi1 unplaced genomic scaffold, bCotChi1.hap2 Scaffold_68, whole genome shotgun sequence, one region contains:
- the LOC140265183 gene encoding olfactory receptor 14J1-like, which translates to MPNSSSISEFLLLPLADTRQLQLLHFWLLLGIYLAALLGNGLISTAVACDRRLHTPMYFFLLNLALLDLGCISTTLPKAMANALWDTRAISYAGCAAQLFFFAFFASAECSLLTIMSYDRYVAICKPLHYRTLMDSRACATMAAAAWGAGVLNSLLHTASTFSLPLCHGNVVHQFFCEIPQILKLACSASYIREVVLLIFSASLASGCFVFIVVSYVQIFMAVLRMSSQQGRHKAFSTCLPHLAVVSLFLITAFFAYLKPPSISSPSTDLMMAVLYSVVPPAVNPLIYSMRNREVKDAIRKVITKCI; encoded by the coding sequence atgcccaacagcagctccatcagcgagttcctcctgctgccgttggcagacacgcggcagctgcagctcctgcacttctggctcttgctgggcatctacctggctgccctcctgggcaacggcctcatcagcacagccgtagcctgcgaccgccgcctgcacacccccatgtacttcttcctgctcaacctggccctcctcgacctgggctgcatctccaccactctccccaaagccatggccaacgccctctgggacaccagggccatctcctacgcaggatgtgctgcacagctctttttctttgccttctttgcctcagcagagtgttcccttctcaccatcatgtcctatgaccgctacgttgccatctgcaagcccctgcactacaggaccttgatggacagcagagcttgtgccaccatggcagcagctgcctggggtgctggggttctcaattccctgctgcacactgccagtacgttttcactgcctctctgccatgGCAATGTTGTccaccagtttttctgtgaaatcccccagatcctcaagctcgcctgctcagcctcctacatcagggaagttgtgcttctcatttttagtgccagtttagcctctgggtgctttgttttcatagtggtgtcctatgtacagatcttcatggctgtgctgaggatgtCTTCTcagcagggacggcacaaagccttctccacgtgcctccctcacctggctgtggtctccctgtttctcatcactgccttttttgcctacctgaagcccccatCTATCTCCTCTCCATCCACAGACCTGATGATGGCAGTTCTGTACTCGgtggtgcctccagcagtgaatcctctcatctacagcatgaggaaccgTGAGGTCAAGGATGCAATAAGGAAAGTGATTaccaaatgtatttaa